Proteins found in one Candidatus Stygibacter australis genomic segment:
- a CDS encoding APC family permease: MSEGIIFNRRASGLVRELSWFDVFIFVVAGPAASGVMFYSVSTAADFPGANLPLAFFLGLLIFLPIMLLVAMNSATMPRSGGLYIAVSRVMGPTLGFLCAWLLFIGYGISSGVLGYLVVGLMGAMFSTAGLSSSIAWMTNLGQSMQTPLWQTIGGVIWVILFWYIAYTGIRKVKKIMRIAFFIPLVGTVIAIFWFFNSGGMDQVAAAFNNTWGSGAFQAILDKAKNLGWERHSFSFSATVQALIVVLWAYQSITIINYAGGEIKTPKTTMVRGFMIGTIFVGLFYMTIVWAVYSAFAGFIGSYDFLYDQHPEVLKGIIGEAVQPSIPFYFMTISGNVWFGLAVSLSIALWFANSILPGFLANSRLAFALSMDKSFPKALSAVNRRTGSPTNAVHLNAVFCILGVLIMVLSVKVILSILLFTSFFIFWAFGLSAMLLPYHKREIYDRSPVKWEIFGVPVMTILGGFTFIAGWFFLYLSMENFTPAVMLTLIGIMVVGLIVYLVQQNKNRKEGIDTNMIYSQIPPE, translated from the coding sequence ATGAGTGAAGGAATTATTTTTAACAGGCGAGCATCGGGATTGGTCCGGGAGCTATCCTGGTTTGATGTATTCATCTTTGTGGTAGCTGGTCCGGCAGCTTCGGGAGTTATGTTCTATTCTGTATCGACAGCAGCGGATTTTCCGGGAGCTAATCTACCTCTGGCATTTTTTTTGGGACTATTGATATTTTTGCCCATCATGCTTTTAGTGGCGATGAATTCGGCAACCATGCCACGCTCAGGCGGTTTATATATCGCCGTCAGCCGGGTAATGGGACCCACTCTGGGCTTTTTATGTGCCTGGCTACTCTTTATTGGCTATGGAATATCCAGTGGCGTTTTGGGATATCTTGTTGTGGGATTGATGGGAGCAATGTTTTCAACTGCCGGGTTATCAAGTTCCATAGCCTGGATGACGAATTTGGGACAATCCATGCAAACCCCTTTATGGCAGACTATTGGTGGAGTGATCTGGGTGATATTGTTCTGGTACATTGCTTATACAGGAATACGAAAAGTTAAAAAAATAATGCGGATAGCATTCTTTATACCATTAGTGGGCACAGTAATTGCCATCTTCTGGTTTTTTAATTCAGGAGGTATGGATCAGGTAGCAGCTGCATTTAATAATACCTGGGGTTCAGGAGCATTTCAGGCGATCCTGGATAAGGCAAAAAACTTAGGCTGGGAACGTCACAGTTTTTCTTTTAGTGCTACGGTTCAAGCATTGATAGTGGTATTGTGGGCATATCAAAGCATTACGATCATAAATTATGCCGGAGGAGAAATTAAAACTCCCAAGACCACTATGGTACGCGGTTTTATGATCGGAACCATTTTTGTGGGCTTATTTTACATGACCATTGTCTGGGCGGTATATTCGGCTTTTGCTGGATTTATTGGCAGTTATGACTTCTTGTATGACCAGCATCCCGAAGTATTAAAAGGAATAATTGGTGAAGCCGTGCAACCCTCAATTCCCTTTTATTTTATGACGATATCGGGTAATGTCTGGTTTGGACTGGCAGTATCACTCAGTATAGCCCTCTGGTTTGCGAATTCCATTTTACCAGGATTTCTGGCAAATTCGCGTCTTGCTTTTGCACTGTCTATGGATAAATCATTTCCCAAAGCACTTAGTGCAGTAAATCGCCGTACAGGTTCACCTACCAACGCAGTTCATTTAAATGCAGTATTTTGTATATTAGGTGTGCTCATCATGGTGCTTTCAGTTAAAGTGATCCTTTCGATACTTCTTTTCACATCATTCTTTATCTTTTGGGCATTTGGTTTAAGCGCTATGCTATTACCTTATCATAAGCGAGAAATTTATGATCGATCACCGGTGAAATGGGAAATTTTTGGTGTACCGGTAATGACGATTCTGGGCGGCTTTACCTTTATTGCCGGCTGGTTTTTCCTCTATCTATCAATGGAAAATTTTACTCCGGCAGTGATGCTGACTTTGATTGGGATCATGGTAGTTGGGTTGATAGTATATCTGGTTCAGCAGAACAAAAACAGAAAAGAAGGGATCGATACTAATATGATATATTCTCAGATCCCACCAGAATAA